A window of Streptomyces marispadix contains these coding sequences:
- a CDS encoding MFS transporter — MAAGPGRARRLLDGAARAVRRPPAAAARRLRRFTHGEGAGESGLGRLIELHAVNSAGDMLITVALASTVFFSVPTGEARGRVALYLLVTMAPFALLAPVIGPLLDRVPHGRRAAMAASMLARALLALAMSGAVETGRLDLYPAALAVLVSSKAYGVVRSAVVPRLLPPTFSLVKANSRVTLAGLVATGAAAPLGAGLHQFGAALPLYAASAVFVLGMFLSFSLHGRVDSAKGERKARLAPRLAPGPSRAAGGRAAKDGKRPGLRTVGPSVSNALIANSALRGLSGFLTFFLAFLLRDQPLTGLSGAVSLGLVAVAAGGGNALGTAIGAWLKSRGPEVIIAGVMGCALAATVAAALVYGTVTAALVTAAAGISQALGKLSLDALIQRDVPEEVRTSAFARSETLMQMSWVVGGGLGISLPLIAPLGMAVGAVVIAAGALFSVRSLLRAARRHGATRPRVA; from the coding sequence GTGGCTGCCGGGCCGGGACGCGCACGTCGTCTGCTCGATGGAGCCGCGCGTGCCGTACGACGGCCACCCGCGGCGGCGGCCCGTCGCCTCCGGCGCTTCACTCACGGCGAGGGCGCCGGTGAGTCCGGCCTCGGCAGGCTCATCGAACTCCATGCCGTGAACTCCGCCGGCGACATGCTGATCACCGTCGCCCTCGCCTCCACGGTCTTCTTCTCCGTACCGACCGGTGAGGCCCGTGGGCGGGTGGCGCTCTACCTCCTGGTGACGATGGCGCCGTTCGCGCTGCTCGCGCCCGTGATCGGGCCGCTGCTGGACAGGGTGCCGCACGGCCGCCGCGCCGCGATGGCCGCGTCGATGCTGGCGCGTGCGCTGCTTGCGCTGGCGATGTCCGGCGCGGTGGAGACGGGACGCCTGGATCTGTATCCGGCGGCGCTGGCGGTGCTGGTGTCGTCGAAGGCATACGGGGTGGTGCGCTCGGCGGTGGTGCCGAGGCTGCTGCCACCCACCTTCTCGCTGGTGAAGGCCAATTCGAGGGTCACGCTGGCGGGACTCGTGGCCACGGGCGCCGCGGCGCCGCTCGGTGCGGGGCTGCACCAGTTCGGGGCGGCGCTGCCGCTGTACGCGGCGTCCGCCGTGTTCGTGCTGGGCATGTTCCTGTCCTTCTCGCTGCACGGCAGGGTCGACTCGGCGAAGGGCGAACGCAAGGCCCGGCTCGCGCCCCGCCTCGCCCCGGGCCCCTCCCGTGCTGCCGGCGGGCGGGCCGCGAAGGACGGCAAGCGGCCCGGACTCCGTACCGTCGGCCCGTCCGTGAGCAACGCGCTGATCGCCAACTCCGCACTGCGCGGCCTCTCCGGCTTCCTCACCTTCTTCCTCGCCTTCCTCCTGCGCGATCAGCCGCTCACCGGGCTGTCCGGCGCGGTGTCGCTGGGTCTGGTGGCCGTCGCGGCGGGCGGCGGCAACGCCCTCGGCACGGCGATCGGCGCCTGGCTCAAGTCCAGAGGACCGGAAGTGATCATCGCGGGGGTGATGGGGTGCGCCCTCGCCGCCACCGTCGCCGCCGCACTGGTCTACGGGACGGTCACGGCCGCGCTCGTCACGGCCGCCGCCGGTATCTCACAGGCCCTGGGCAAGCTGTCGCTCGACGCGCTGATCCAGCGGGACGTGCCGGAGGAGGTCCGCACATCCGCGTTCGCTCGTTCGGAGACGCTGATGCAGATGTCGTGGGTCGTCGGCGGCGGCCTGGGCATCTCGCTGCCGCTGATCGCGCCGCTGGGGATGGCGGTGGGTGCGGTGGTGATCGCCGCGGGGGCCCTCTTCTCCGTACGGAGTCTGCTGCGGGCGGCCAGACGACACGGAGCCACGCGGCCCCGGGTGGCCTGA
- a CDS encoding futalosine hydrolase: protein MSPARILIVTAVTAERDAVVAGLERNGPSTDTGTGTDTEVNADTELHADTELHADTEVIAAGAGPAAAAAGTATALTSAASAGAPFTLVVSAGIAGGFEQPPGTVVVASSIVAADLGADTSEGFASVADLGFGRAEHRPPPALARDVAEAAGAVYGPVLTVSTVTGTAARARELASRHPGAVAEAMEGFGVAEAAALHGVPALEMRTVSNSVGPRDRAAWRIPQALAALGTGCAAALPVLRAWEA from the coding sequence ATGTCCCCCGCGCGAATCCTGATCGTCACCGCCGTGACCGCCGAGCGGGACGCCGTGGTGGCCGGTCTGGAGCGGAACGGGCCGAGCACCGACACAGGGACGGGCACGGACACCGAGGTGAACGCGGACACCGAGCTGCACGCGGACACCGAGCTGCACGCGGACACCGAGGTGATCGCCGCCGGGGCCGGACCTGCCGCCGCCGCTGCCGGTACGGCCACCGCGCTCACGTCCGCGGCGTCGGCCGGTGCGCCCTTCACCCTCGTCGTCTCGGCGGGCATCGCCGGCGGCTTCGAACAGCCCCCGGGCACCGTCGTCGTGGCCTCGTCGATCGTCGCCGCCGACCTCGGCGCCGACACCTCCGAGGGCTTCGCGTCGGTCGCCGACCTGGGCTTCGGCAGGGCGGAGCACCGCCCGCCGCCCGCACTCGCAAGGGACGTGGCCGAGGCGGCAGGCGCGGTGTACGGACCGGTGCTCACGGTGTCCACGGTGACCGGAACGGCCGCCCGCGCAAGGGAGTTGGCATCCCGGCACCCGGGAGCGGTCGCCGAGGCCATGGAGGGCTTCGGCGTGGCCGAGGCGGCGGCCCTGCACGGCGTGCCCGCGCTGGAGATGCGTACCGTCTCCAACTCCGTCGGCCCGCGCGACCGTGCCGCATGGCGCATCCCGCAGGCGCTGGCGGCCCTCGGGACCGGCTGCGCGGCGGCGCTGCCCGTGCTGCGAGCATGGGAAGCATGA
- a CDS encoding 1,4-dihydroxy-6-naphthoate synthase, with translation MSIAFSPCPNDTFVFDAWVHGRVPDAPPLDVTFADIDVTNGMAERGEGDVLKVSYAVLPWILGDYALLPCGGALGRGCGPLVLTRQESLPGSLKGGTVAVPSERSTAYLLFRLWAADQVPGGVGEVVVLPFHEIMPAVRDGEVDAGLVIHEARFTYQQYGLHKLADMGEHWEHTTGLPIPLGAIVARRSLGRETLLRLAESARASVRAAWDDPEASRPYVLEHAQEMDPSVADQHIGLYVNEFTADLGDDGIAAVRGLLTRAAAEGLVPPFPDDALAFPPRHP, from the coding sequence CTGAGCATCGCCTTCTCACCATGCCCGAACGACACGTTCGTCTTCGACGCCTGGGTGCACGGCCGGGTGCCGGACGCACCGCCGCTCGACGTGACGTTCGCCGACATCGACGTCACCAACGGCATGGCCGAACGCGGCGAGGGCGACGTGCTGAAGGTGTCGTACGCGGTGCTCCCCTGGATCCTCGGCGACTACGCGCTGCTGCCGTGCGGCGGCGCCCTCGGCCGGGGCTGCGGCCCTCTCGTACTCACCCGGCAGGAGTCGCTGCCGGGCTCGCTGAAGGGCGGGACGGTCGCGGTGCCGAGCGAGCGCTCCACCGCGTACCTGCTCTTCCGCCTGTGGGCGGCCGACCAAGTCCCGGGCGGCGTGGGCGAGGTGGTGGTGCTGCCGTTCCACGAGATCATGCCCGCCGTCCGCGACGGCGAGGTCGACGCCGGGCTCGTGATCCACGAGGCGCGCTTCACCTACCAGCAGTACGGGCTGCACAAGCTGGCCGACATGGGCGAGCACTGGGAGCACACCACCGGCCTGCCGATCCCGCTCGGCGCCATCGTCGCCCGCCGCTCGCTGGGCAGGGAGACGCTGCTGAGGCTCGCGGAGTCGGCACGGGCGTCCGTAAGGGCGGCATGGGACGACCCGGAGGCGTCACGTCCGTATGTGCTGGAGCACGCACAGGAGATGGACCCGTCCGTCGCGGACCAGCACATCGGGCTCTACGTCAACGAGTTCACGGCCGACCTCGGAGACGACGGAATCGCCGCGGTACGAGGGCTGTTGACCCGCGCCGCCGCGGAGGGCCTGGTGCCCCCCTTCCCCGACGACGCACTCGCCTTCCCGCCACGGCACCCATGA
- a CDS encoding cold-shock protein yields the protein MPTGKVKWFNSEKGFGFLSRDDGGDVFVHSSVLPSGVDALKPGQKVEFGVVAGQRGDQALSVSVLDPAPSVAAAQRRKPDELASIVQDLTTLLDGVAQGLERGRYPDKQHGRKIAGMLRAVADQLDV from the coding sequence GTGCCTACCGGCAAGGTCAAGTGGTTCAACAGCGAGAAGGGCTTCGGCTTCCTCTCCCGCGACGACGGCGGCGATGTCTTCGTGCATTCCTCCGTGTTGCCCAGCGGAGTGGACGCACTGAAGCCCGGCCAGAAGGTCGAGTTCGGCGTCGTCGCCGGGCAGCGCGGTGACCAGGCCCTCTCGGTGAGCGTGCTGGACCCGGCGCCCTCGGTCGCGGCGGCGCAGCGGCGCAAGCCCGACGAACTGGCCTCCATCGTCCAGGACCTCACGACGCTGCTCGACGGCGTCGCCCAGGGCCTTGAGCGCGGCCGGTACCCGGACAAGCAGCACGGCCGCAAGATCGCCGGCATGCTGCGGGCCGTCGCCGACCAGCTCGACGTCTAG
- a CDS encoding HAD family hydrolase produces the protein MAHMASHELHSTGVTGGTAPASAPVSDQVPVPTVGFDLDMTLIDSRPGIKATYEALSAETGTYIDSALTVTRLGPPLEQELAHWFPDGEIPRAADRYRELYPRYAVEPSPAMPGAREAVAAVRAAGGRAVVVTAKHEPNAKLHLEHLGIEPDAVAGWLWAEAKAEALREFGASVYVGDHTGDVRGAMTAGALSVAVPTGPCGADELRAAGAAVVLEGGLPDFPGWFAGHCARR, from the coding sequence ATGGCCCATATGGCTTCGCACGAGCTGCACTCAACGGGCGTCACCGGCGGCACGGCCCCCGCTTCGGCCCCCGTTTCGGATCAAGTCCCGGTCCCCACAGTCGGCTTCGACCTCGACATGACGCTCATCGACAGCCGCCCCGGCATCAAGGCCACCTATGAGGCGCTGTCCGCCGAGACCGGCACGTACATCGACTCCGCTCTGACCGTGACCCGCCTGGGGCCGCCCCTGGAGCAGGAGTTGGCGCACTGGTTCCCCGACGGCGAGATCCCGCGGGCCGCCGACCGCTACCGCGAGCTGTATCCCCGGTACGCGGTCGAGCCGTCGCCCGCGATGCCCGGCGCCCGCGAAGCCGTTGCGGCAGTGCGGGCAGCGGGCGGCCGTGCCGTCGTCGTCACCGCCAAGCACGAGCCCAACGCCAAGCTCCACCTCGAACATCTCGGCATCGAGCCCGACGCGGTCGCCGGATGGCTCTGGGCCGAGGCCAAGGCCGAGGCGCTGCGCGAGTTCGGCGCGAGCGTCTACGTCGGCGACCACACCGGCGACGTACGAGGGGCGATGACGGCGGGCGCGCTGTCGGTCGCGGTGCCGACGGGCCCGTGCGGCGCGGACGAACTGCGCGCGGCGGGCGCCGCGGTCGTACTCGAGGGCGGACTCCCGGACTTCCCCGGCTGGTTCGCCGGTCACTGCGCGCGGCGCTGA